Part of the Nicotiana tabacum cultivar K326 chromosome 20, ASM71507v2, whole genome shotgun sequence genome, TTCTATTTCTCCATGATCTAAAGCATAAttagccaagtgatctgccagcTTGTTGCCCTCCCTATGAATATGAGTAACTGTGTAATTTCCCCTATTCATTAGTTGCATCATTTTCTCTACCTGCTCAGAtatgatccatggtggtttcCAGATCCCATCCATTATCTTTTTTAGTAACATTGAGTCAGTTTGAAGCCATACATGAGAGTATTGTTGAAATCTGCAGAACCTTAGTGCTTCTACCATGGACTTCGCTTCAGCTACTGTGTTTGTTGTCTCCTCAATCTCTCTCCCTACTGATTTGACTATGTCACCATTTTCATTTCTTATACAAAAACCTATTGAGCTCCTGCCTGGATTTCCCCTCGATGCACCATCCGTATTAACTATTAGTTATCCTGCACTTGGAAATTCTCACATGACTTTGGTAACCTTAAGTTTAGGAGTGAAATTTTCCATCATAGCTAATAGATCTTGCCATTTGTGAGGTACCATGTCCATCCCAGGCTTTCTCACTTTCACCAATGCCTGGAGAATTGATGAAACTTGATAAATCACTCTGCTAGTTGTCACAACATCACCATACTTCatactatttcttcttttccagaGTTCCCATACTACACATGAGGGGAGTGCTTGCATTACTGGTTTGAGCCTTAAGCACACATTTGCAGTCCAACATTTTGTGATTGCTTGGTGCAATGTAAGTCCCTCCACAACTATTCCTGCCCTCGATAAAAAATACTTCCAAGTTGTCTTTGCAGTTTCTGATCTAAAAAACAAGTGCTGAAGAGATTCCTCATCAGGCTGTACACAACACAATATTTTGATGGCATGCAATAGCCTACCCTTTTCAAGAAATCATCTAAAGGTAACTTTGCTTTCCACACTTTCCACATGaaaaatgctattttaaaagGCAGTCCCTTTACCCAAATCATCCTATAAGTTGTTCTTGGTTCGTCTCTTCTTCTCGTATAATCCCATGATGACTTAACACTGAAATATCCTCTTGTTTCCAGCATCCAACAAGGCATGTCAAGAATCTGCTGAGGTGAGGGTGGTTTGATTTTCTCCAGAATGTgtactgctaagtcttcaggaAGCATTTCAAATAGTTTGTCCACATCCCACTCACCATATAAGGTAACCTCATGTACATTTTGTACTGTTTCATCAATGCCAAAGTCCTGAGGAACCAAAAATATAGTGCCCCAAGACCTGTCcagttttcaaacaaaaaaaGTGATGATCCCCTTTTTGTTTGCCAAAAGATTTGATGTTCAATCAGATCTCTGCATTCCAACATTTTTCTCCAAATGTGAGACCCCCTTTTCCATGGAACAATTACAGAATTCAATTTTTTACAGTATTTCTGACATACGAAAGAGCTCCATAGGCTTGGTTTTGTTCTGAAATTCCACCACAACTTGCTGAAT contains:
- the LOC142174244 gene encoding uncharacterized protein LOC142174244, with protein sequence MPKWSPKINHLAYADDMIIFSSSDETSLMLIMQVLNAYEAASVQLVNKTKSAVYLHHLTVMEVVSKVESITGIHRNDFPIIYLGCPIFYARRNLEYYQPLITKVMDKLQSWLHKLFAQFFWSSSVGGTSRHWASWNTLCMPVEEGGIGFRSLHDVAKALFSKLWWNFRTKPSLWSSFDFGIDETVQNVHEVTLYGEWDVDKLFEMLPEDLAVHILEKIKPPSPQQILDMPCWMLETRGYFSVKSSWDYTRRRDEPRTTYRMIWVKGLPFKIAFFMWKVWKAKLPLDDFLKRPDEESLQHLFFRSETAKTTWKYFLSRAGIVVEGLTLHQAITKCWTANVCLRLKPVMQALPSCVVWELWKRRNSMKYGDVVTTSRVIYQVSSILQALVKVRKPGMDMVPHKWQDLLAMMENFTPKLKVTKVM